The DNA segment TTTTTCTAGCAAAAAAGCTATTCGACCTAGGATTTAAACTGGTGGCAACCAAGGGAACGGTCAAAGTCTTACGTTCCAGCGGTGTGGACGTGGAAATGGTCGATAAATTTGGGGAAGGCAAAAACAATCTGTTGACATTAATTAAAAAAGGTGAGATAAATTTGATAATCAACACTCCTTCCGGTAAAAAAAGTCAATCGGATATGCGCGCTATTCGCGCAGCGGCAATTCTTTATAATATCCCGTGCATTACAACGCTTCAAGGGGCATGGGCGGCAGTGAATGGTATTGAGTCAAGTTTGCAAACAGATTTTTGCGTTCAATCCTTACAAGAATATTACAACCGAAGGAATGAGCAATGTGCGGTATCGTAGGGGTTGCTAATCATAAACAAGCGGCAAAACTTGCCTTTTTAGGTTTGTACGCTCTGCAACATCGCGGCGAAGAAGCCTGTGGCATTGCCAGCTACGATGGCAAGAAAGTCCACCTCAGTAAAGCCTTAGGATTAGTCGCCGACCGGTTCAGCGAAGACATCCTCAAAGGCCTTAAAGGTAAAGTGGCTATCGGCCACTCCCGGTATTCAACGACCGGCTCCAGCAATACGAAAAATATCCAGCCATTTTTAGTCACTCATAAAAATAAACCCGTTGCGATCTCTCACAACGGGAATCTAACCAATACTCAAACCCTTTATAAGAAACTCGAAGAAGAAGGCTCTATTTTTCAGACCACGATGGATTCGGAGATCATTATCCATCTTTTGGCTAAAACAAAAAATGGAGACCTGAAAAGCTGGTTTACGGCCGTATTTACGCAATTAGAAGGGGCTTATTCGGCTGTTTTTCTCGTCGGAGATTGTTTGGTCGGCGTGCGCGATCCGCAAGGCTTTAGGCCTTTATGTCTAGGAAAAGTGGATGATGCTTATGTTTTAGCCAGCGAAACATGCGCCTTGGATTTGATTAAGGCAGAATTTATCCGCGAGATCGAACCCGGAGAAATGGTCTTTATTAAAAATGGACAAATTGAGTCGCATTTCTTGCCGATGGTTGCCGGAAAAAACAAATCTTATTGTATTTTTGAGAATATCTATTTTGCCCGCCCGGACAGCAATATTTTTAATGACAATGTTTATGAAGTACGTAAGCGTTTAGGGATGCAGTTAGCTAAAGAAAGCCCGGTTGCGGGCGCTGATTTTGTGATGGCTATTCCGGATTCAGGTAACTATGCCGCGGTAGGATATTCACAACAATTAAATATTCCCTTAGAGATCGGGATGATCCGCCATCATTATATTGGGCGTACCTTTATTCAGCCGTCGCAGTTTTTGCGTGATTTTAAAGTGCGGGTGAAGCTTAATCCTATCAATCATATTTTAAAAGATAAAAAGATCATTGTGGTGGAAGATTCTATTGTGCGCGGGACCACCAGCCGCAGCCGTATTGAAGAATTACGTAAAGCCGGCGCTAAAGAGATCCATATGCGCATCAGCTGTCCGCCGATCAGGTTTCCTTGTTTCTTTGGCATCGATTTTCCTAACCGAAAAGAGTTGATCGCCGCCAATAAAACGGTCAAAGAGGTTGCTGATTTTATTCGGGTCGATTCGCTGGAATATTTAAGCCTAGAGGGCATGTTAAGCGTTATGAAAGATTCAAAGAATTTTTGCCACGCGTGTTTTTCCGGAAAATATCCGGCTCCGATACCTAAAAACAAAAGCAAATATTTATTAGAAGGGGCATTGTAAAAAATGAGTAAATTCATTTTTGTCACGGGTGGTGTTGTTTCTAGTTTAGGCAAAGGCATTGCGGCGGCCTCCATTGGAAAACTCCTTGAGGCGCGCGGGCTTAAGGTAACTCTGATCAAGTGTGATCCTTATATCAATGTGGATCCCGGCACCATGAACCCTTATCAGCACGGGGAAGTTTATGTTACTCAGGACGGCGCTGAAACAGACCTAGATCTAGGCCATTATGAGCGCTTCACTAACGCCCATCTTACCCAGGATAATAATATTACGACGGGAAAGATCTATTATTCGGTCATTACCAAAGAACGCCGCGGTGATTATTTAGGCAAAACC comes from the Candidatus Omnitrophota bacterium genome and includes:
- the purF gene encoding amidophosphoribosyltransferase; the encoded protein is MCGIVGVANHKQAAKLAFLGLYALQHRGEEACGIASYDGKKVHLSKALGLVADRFSEDILKGLKGKVAIGHSRYSTTGSSNTKNIQPFLVTHKNKPVAISHNGNLTNTQTLYKKLEEEGSIFQTTMDSEIIIHLLAKTKNGDLKSWFTAVFTQLEGAYSAVFLVGDCLVGVRDPQGFRPLCLGKVDDAYVLASETCALDLIKAEFIREIEPGEMVFIKNGQIESHFLPMVAGKNKSYCIFENIYFARPDSNIFNDNVYEVRKRLGMQLAKESPVAGADFVMAIPDSGNYAAVGYSQQLNIPLEIGMIRHHYIGRTFIQPSQFLRDFKVRVKLNPINHILKDKKIIVVEDSIVRGTTSRSRIEELRKAGAKEIHMRISCPPIRFPCFFGIDFPNRKELIAANKTVKEVADFIRVDSLEYLSLEGMLSVMKDSKNFCHACFSGKYPAPIPKNKSKYLLEGAL